A genome region from Hydrogenoanaerobacterium saccharovorans includes the following:
- the tsaE gene encoding tRNA (adenosine(37)-N6)-threonylcarbamoyltransferase complex ATPase subunit type 1 TsaE yields MLTYQSTSAPQTEALARDLAEKLRPDDVLAFRGGLGAGKTTFVRGLAAGLGDSSEVSSPTFAIVHEYRCTPKLYHFDMYRITSIDDLYSTGFFDYLETGAILAIEWSEMIDDALPENTTFITITAGEGDKRTICIEGDERF; encoded by the coding sequence ATGTTAACCTATCAAAGCACAAGTGCACCACAGACCGAAGCCTTGGCGCGTGACCTTGCGGAAAAACTGCGCCCCGATGATGTTCTCGCATTTCGGGGCGGGCTTGGTGCAGGCAAAACTACTTTTGTACGGGGGCTTGCTGCCGGTTTGGGCGACAGCAGTGAAGTTTCTAGCCCTACCTTTGCCATCGTGCACGAATACCGCTGTACTCCAAAACTTTATCACTTCGATATGTACCGCATTACATCAATCGATGACCTGTATTCCACCGGCTTTTTCGATTACCTCGAAACCGGTGCTATTCTTGCTATAGAATGGAGCGAAATGATTGACGATGCACTGCCGGAGAATACAACCTTTATCACCATAACAGCAGGGGAAGGCGATAAACGCACAATCTGTATTGAGGGTGATGAGCGGTTTTAG
- the tsaB gene encoding tRNA (adenosine(37)-N6)-threonylcarbamoyltransferase complex dimerization subunit type 1 TsaB, with amino-acid sequence MKILAIDTSARAASAAVCDEERILCESYVDVKLTHSETLMPMLDAMLHCAALTLDDLNYLAVSVGPGSFTGLRIGISAVKGMAFPRKIPCIGVSTLEGLAYNLTGQSCIACCAMDARCKQVYTACFDVEGDSVTRLTADEAITITELEENLLQLQSKKPIIMVGDGALLCYNSFGEKSRYQLAPPQLRYQHANSVCRAALQKTAASVGAGELVPAYLRLPQAERELLKKEGTKHDCNRQ; translated from the coding sequence TTGAAGATATTGGCAATTGATACATCGGCACGTGCAGCCTCTGCAGCGGTATGTGATGAAGAACGCATTTTATGCGAAAGTTACGTGGATGTAAAACTGACTCACAGCGAAACGCTGATGCCTATGCTGGATGCAATGCTGCACTGCGCTGCGCTTACTTTGGATGATTTGAACTACTTGGCTGTGTCGGTTGGCCCGGGTTCGTTTACGGGGCTGCGTATAGGGATATCTGCCGTAAAGGGTATGGCGTTTCCGCGTAAAATACCATGCATTGGGGTATCTACATTAGAAGGGCTTGCTTACAACCTTACCGGGCAGAGCTGCATTGCCTGCTGTGCTATGGATGCGCGCTGTAAGCAGGTGTATACCGCTTGCTTTGATGTAGAAGGTGATAGCGTTACCCGCTTGACGGCGGACGAAGCGATTACCATAACGGAATTGGAAGAAAATCTTTTACAATTACAAAGTAAAAAACCAATAATAATGGTTGGAGATGGCGCATTGTTGTGCTATAATAGTTTTGGTGAAAAAAGCCGTTATCAACTTGCGCCCCCTCAGCTGCGTTATCAACATGCAAACAGCGTATGCAGGGCGGCACTGCAAAAAACGGCAGCTTCGGTAGGCGCAGGTGAACTTGTGCCTGCTTACCTGCGTCTGCCGCAGGCAGAGCGCGAACTTTTGAAGAAAGAAGGAACAAAACATGATTGCAATCGGCAGTGA
- the rpiB gene encoding ribose 5-phosphate isomerase B, translating to MIAIGSDHGGFALKQEIMTWLNANGYEYKDFGTYNTDSCDYPDYALPVAHAVVNGECDKGILCCGTGIGISIAANKVHGIRAALCSDYFSAKYTRKHNDSNIICFGGRTIGAGLACELVDVFLNTEFEGGRHSARVQKLMNIEKEDC from the coding sequence ATGATTGCAATCGGCAGTGACCATGGCGGTTTTGCGCTGAAACAAGAAATTATGACATGGCTTAACGCAAACGGTTATGAGTATAAAGATTTTGGTACCTATAACACCGACAGTTGCGATTACCCCGATTACGCATTGCCCGTGGCACATGCAGTGGTAAACGGTGAGTGCGATAAAGGCATTTTGTGTTGCGGTACAGGCATTGGTATTTCTATTGCAGCAAATAAAGTACATGGTATCCGCGCAGCGCTTTGCAGCGATTACTTCAGTGCAAAATATACTCGCAAACACAACGACTCAAATATTATTTGCTTTGGCGGACGCACCATTGGTGCAGGCTTGGCTTGCGAATTGGTTGATGTATTTTTAAATACCGAGTTTGAAGGCGGACGACATTCCGCAAGAGTGCAAAAATTAATGAACATTGAAAAAGAAGATTGTTAA
- the upp gene encoding uracil phosphoribosyltransferase yields the protein MAKALIMDHPLIQHKISLLRDKNTGSKEFRELVSEVGMLMCYEATRDLPLKEVEIETPIATAKTKVISGRKLAFVPILRAGLGMVEGVLSLVPAAKIGHIGLYRDETTHMPVEYYCKLPADIEERDVIVLDPMLATGGSAIDAIKMIKKRNVKSIKFMCIIAAPEGLEALQKAHPDVPVYCASLDQRLDDQKYIVPGLGDAGDRIFGTK from the coding sequence ATGGCTAAAGCACTTATTATGGATCACCCCTTGATTCAACACAAAATTTCTCTTTTGAGAGACAAAAACACAGGTTCAAAAGAATTTCGCGAGCTGGTTTCCGAAGTTGGTATGCTCATGTGTTATGAGGCAACGCGCGACCTGCCCCTCAAAGAAGTGGAAATTGAAACTCCTATCGCAACTGCAAAAACAAAGGTGATCTCCGGCCGTAAGCTGGCGTTTGTCCCCATTTTAAGAGCAGGCCTTGGCATGGTGGAAGGCGTTCTTTCGCTGGTTCCCGCAGCTAAAATTGGTCATATCGGTTTATATCGCGACGAAACCACCCATATGCCTGTTGAATATTACTGCAAGCTTCCTGCAGATATCGAAGAAAGAGATGTTATTGTTCTTGACCCGATGCTTGCAACCGGCGGTTCTGCAATTGATGCCATTAAAATGATTAAAAAGCGCAATGTCAAGAGCATTAAGTTTATGTGCATCATCGCTGCACCCGAGGGCTTGGAGGCACTGCAAAAGGCACATCCCGATGTTCCCGTCTATTGTGCATCGCTCGACCAGAGGCTCGACGATCAGAAATACATCGTTCCGGGCCTTGGCGACGCAGGCGATCGGATTTTTGGTACGAAATAG
- a CDS encoding histidine phosphatase family protein, producing MITKVYLVRHAEAAGNVAKTFQGHNDCEVTEKGHKQLACLAERFKDVHLDIIYSSPLLRTRQTAAAVNKYHGLDVHINQGLIEINGGDLEGMGWEDIPLKYPEQQEMWDNAPHEYWAPNGEKMSEVYERITSTVNHIVHENTGKTIAIVSHGCAIRNYLCYAHGWGIERLRDVMWEENTSVCCIEYHGADCTPVIVYQNDTTHLSPELCTLAHQSWWKTTITEETK from the coding sequence ATGATTACAAAAGTCTATCTGGTGCGCCATGCCGAAGCCGCAGGCAATGTCGCAAAAACCTTTCAAGGGCATAACGATTGTGAGGTTACCGAAAAAGGGCATAAACAGCTAGCTTGTCTTGCCGAGCGGTTTAAAGATGTTCATCTTGATATTATTTATTCCAGCCCGCTGCTGCGCACCCGCCAAACAGCAGCTGCGGTAAATAAATATCATGGGTTGGATGTCCATATCAATCAAGGGCTTATCGAGATTAATGGCGGAGACCTTGAGGGGATGGGGTGGGAGGATATTCCGCTGAAATATCCCGAACAGCAGGAGATGTGGGACAATGCCCCGCATGAGTACTGGGCACCCAACGGCGAAAAAATGTCAGAAGTATACGAGCGCATTACATCTACCGTAAACCATATCGTACACGAAAATACAGGTAAAACGATTGCTATTGTAAGCCATGGCTGCGCTATTCGAAATTACCTTTGTTATGCCCACGGTTGGGGCATTGAGCGTTTGCGTGATGTGATGTGGGAAGAAAACACCTCAGTGTGCTGTATCGAGTATCATGGCGCAGATTGTACCCCTGTAATAGTTTATCAAAACGATACCACCCATCTATCTCCCGAGCTTTGTACATTGGCGCACCAAAGTTGGTGGAAAACAACCATAACGGAGGAAACAAAATGA
- the ruvX gene encoding Holliday junction resolvase RuvX, with amino-acid sequence MKIMAVDFGDARTGLAVCDRTEFLASPIGVIHEKDFEQCIKKVSYAVEEYGVQEVVVGYPKNMNGTVGERAQKCELFSQKLQELVSAPVKLWDERSTTVSAIGYLNETNTRGKKRKEVIDAVAATIILESYLAYRKNHKDE; translated from the coding sequence ATGAAAATTATGGCAGTAGATTTCGGCGATGCTCGAACAGGGCTTGCCGTATGTGACCGCACCGAATTTCTAGCATCCCCCATAGGTGTAATACATGAAAAAGATTTTGAACAATGCATAAAAAAAGTTTCGTATGCAGTAGAAGAATATGGTGTGCAGGAGGTTGTTGTAGGTTACCCAAAAAATATGAACGGAACCGTGGGTGAACGTGCACAAAAATGTGAGTTGTTCAGCCAAAAGCTGCAAGAGTTAGTTTCCGCTCCCGTTAAATTGTGGGATGAACGCTCCACTACGGTTTCTGCGATTGGCTACCTAAATGAGACGAACACGCGCGGTAAAAAGCGCAAAGAAGTGATTGATGCTGTAGCCGCAACCATTATTTTAGAAAGTTATCTGGCATACAGAAAAAACCATAAGGATGAATGA
- a CDS encoding acyl-CoA thioesterase, translating to MMRQPKHVSDSKTEQIQILMPEHINGAGRLFGGQLVEWIDVVAGVVARRHSGCNITTAAIDNLQFKAGAYANDTLVLIGRITHVGRTSMEVRVDTYVEDLGGFRRAVNRAYLVMVALDEKEQPTEVPGLILETEMERAEWASGERRHELRKQRRMEGY from the coding sequence ATGATGAGACAACCAAAACATGTATCCGATTCCAAAACCGAACAAATCCAAATTTTAATGCCCGAACACATCAACGGCGCAGGCAGGCTGTTTGGCGGGCAGCTTGTGGAGTGGATTGACGTTGTTGCCGGTGTGGTGGCGCGCAGGCATTCGGGTTGTAACATTACTACAGCTGCCATTGATAACCTGCAATTTAAAGCGGGTGCATATGCCAACGATACACTCGTGCTCATCGGGCGTATCACCCATGTGGGGAGAACCTCTATGGAGGTACGCGTCGATACTTATGTGGAGGATTTGGGTGGCTTTCGCCGTGCGGTAAACCGCGCCTATTTGGTGATGGTTGCTCTTGATGAAAAAGAACAACCTACCGAGGTACCCGGCCTTATTCTCGAAACCGAGATGGAACGTGCAGAGTGGGCATCGGGTGAGCGCCGCCATGAACTGCGCAAGCAGCGCCGTATGGAGGGCTACTAA
- a CDS encoding permease prefix domain 1-containing protein encodes MNDKIRDFVEAMFAGLPKTQDVVEAKLGIIENMQDKYDELIAQGKNDNEAFGIVISQFGSMDELKRELGIEDQADYNTSDNSKEINSELTAEYEIFRKRYSVFGAIAVGLYILSGAFFMLFEAAFSELAGIIAFFIPIAFATAIFVFFGMKDSRYQERLGRRKPKSDVDDDDDPVVGAIYIGATVIFLLLGFIWGLWHPGWIVYLIATMIVVLYEGIIKNKKA; translated from the coding sequence ATGAACGATAAGATTCGAGATTTTGTAGAGGCAATGTTCGCAGGGCTACCCAAAACGCAAGATGTAGTTGAGGCAAAGCTTGGTATTATTGAAAATATGCAGGATAAATACGACGAGCTGATTGCACAGGGCAAAAATGATAACGAAGCATTCGGCATAGTAATATCGCAATTTGGCAGTATGGATGAATTAAAGCGTGAACTGGGTATTGAAGACCAAGCCGATTATAACACATCGGATAATTCGAAGGAAATAAATTCGGAGCTTACCGCAGAATACGAGATTTTTCGTAAACGTTACAGTGTATTTGGCGCTATTGCTGTTGGATTGTACATTCTTTCAGGTGCCTTCTTTATGCTATTTGAAGCTGCTTTTAGCGAACTGGCGGGAATTATTGCATTCTTCATCCCCATAGCATTTGCAACGGCAATTTTTGTGTTTTTTGGTATGAAAGACAGTCGATATCAAGAACGGCTAGGCAGAAGAAAACCTAAATCAGACGTTGATGACGATGATGACCCTGTTGTAGGTGCAATCTATATCGGTGCTACTGTAATTTTTCTTTTATTAGGCTTTATTTGGGGCTTATGGCACCCCGGATGGATTGTATACCTAATTGCAACAATGATTGTGGTACTATATGAAGGCATAATAAAAAACAAAAAAGCGTAG
- a CDS encoding PadR family transcriptional regulator produces MISSDVIRGYNDTIILHLLLEHDSYGYEISKEIEARSGGGYSIKETTLYSAFARLEKKGYLVSYYGDETFGKRRTYYKITREGAAYYREKCVEWQHTKAVINCFTIEEELQNER; encoded by the coding sequence TTGATCAGCAGTGATGTCATCCGCGGATACAACGATACGATTATTTTGCATTTGCTGTTGGAGCATGACTCCTACGGTTATGAAATCTCGAAAGAGATTGAAGCGCGCTCGGGCGGAGGATACAGCATAAAAGAGACCACTCTTTACTCTGCATTCGCACGTCTTGAAAAAAAGGGGTACTTGGTATCTTATTACGGAGATGAAACTTTTGGCAAGCGGCGCACTTACTATAAAATAACACGGGAAGGCGCAGCTTATTATCGTGAAAAATGTGTGGAGTGGCAGCACACAAAAGCAGTTATTAATTGTTTTACCATTGAGGAGGAGTTGCAGAATGAACGATAA